CTGCAGGGGTCATGGAATGACTGCGGTATGGCAAGTTCTTTGTGACTCTAATTTAGGAGGAGACAAGGTTCAAGACAAGTTAATAAGAAAACCTGTATACGACCAGTTACAAGAAGTATGACACTAGtaacataattattttgctgTTGCGAACACATTCATTTGACTTGTTGGCAGGGAATTTTGGATTCTAGTAGACCTGGGGTCAAGGAGCAGGTAGTTGAAGCTGGACTTTATGAGGCCCTCACGCCACTTTCTGTTCTGGTCGGGTTGGTCAAACTGCTGGCACAGAGCCATCTCCTCAGCAAAGCAGTTTGGCAGGACGAAGCTGTCCAGAGAAGCCGCCATTTCTGCACTGTATCCTGTTGGGAGTCATTAGGACATTTCTTTATGTAAACTAATCCAagtttttttcttaattgtaagaacaaaacaaaaacattacaacagtttaCCAAACGCTATCCTGAGAGGTGTTGAACGTCTTACCCGAGTTCTGACTGGCCGACTGTTGGCCGTTGGGCTCCTGCAGTAGGCGGTGCAGTCTCTGCATGTACACCGGACGGGTACGGCGATTGATGGGGCCGGGATCCTCACCGAGCTCCTTCAACCTGGACCTCAGCTCCTTGTCCGTCAGGGGCTTGGCGTCGGGCAGCACCTCTTCCCGAGGGAGATGGTTCTCCTTTCCAAGGCCGACAATCACAGAGCGCCAGTCGTACAGCACGGTGTCCTCGCTGCCGCTCGTGTCAGAGCTGATGCTGCTGTTGGTAGTGGGAGGCACGTGGCACTCGATCAGCTCGTGGCCCTGTTCGACATCCGTATAAAGGTACTCGACGGGCTCATCCACATCCAAGATCAGGGGACGTCCTCCTGGGGTGTAGGAGAGGTTGGCCAGCGTCTGGGGCGTGTGGCACGCGGAGAGCCTGCTGATACTATAACGCGGGGTACATCCAGAGGCAGGCGTTGCGGGCGGCTCTTTCCGTGGCTCCGGGGAAGCGTAACGGAGGCACGCTTTCGGCGTCTGGGGACTGTTCGGAGATGACGACAGCGAGTCACTGGACTCAACGTCATCAGTGATCCAGGATTCTTCCACTTTTGGCCGGAGACGATTCACCTGGGGAGTAACCAGATTTGATGCCTCATTGGGCCCTTCCCCGCTCAAACTTGATCGATCATCAGTTATGACATCAGTAGAGGGGCAGGATGGACTGGTCTCAACTTGACTGTCTCCAGAAGAGCTAGCCACACTTCCATCATTCCTTTCCTCCAGGATCACCGTGTCAGCTAAACTCCCAGAGATAATGACAGTCTCTGCTATACTCCTAGTAATTATTAGGGTGTCTGCTTGGCTGGCACTCGGTTGCGAACTCTGGTCTCCATCGGGCCTCAGAATGCTGGAGCCTGAATTGTCCCATAATCCATTTTCTGAAGGAGTTGGAGTGCGACAAAGTCCATCTTTTCCTCTCTCACAGGTTCTGCCAGTGTTATTACGGCGTACCCAGCGAGTCGGGAGAGGCAAGGTCTCTTCGAACAGGGAGGAGGTGGACAGGGAGGTATGCGGGCTGCCGGTGGTTCTGAGGGAGCAACGGCTCATTCTGGAACGCGTCCTTCCCGTGACAAATGGGCTGGGCGTCAGCAGCAACTCCGGTTCCATCACCACAGGAGCCCCATGTACTCTGGAAGAATGTGCGACCTCTCCTGTGGGCAGCTCCTCCTCCCCACGCCCCCTCTCCGATTGCGCCGCAGGGACGGAGTCTGAAAATGCCTTACGCAGACTTCCCTGCGGTTCTCCTCCGGCATTGCCGAAGGGGGATTTAGCACACAGCTGCAAGTCATCCATCATGGCAGGAAGCTCTGGCTCAGTCAAGACCCCGACTGAAGAGTCTGTGCTTCTCTGAATGGGGACATTTGTTAAGGCAGGATGCCCGCCATTTCGTGAATGACCCGTGTTCAGCAAGTGCTCCTTTAGTTCTTCGCCAAGTATAGGATACAAACTCTGGGTCCCCGGTGATGTCGAAGGTGAAGCAGGCAAAGTGGGCCGTTGTGGTGCTGCCCTGCTCGACTGAAAGGCTGAGGCTGCCTCGGGAGAAGTGCCTCGTTTACTAGTCTCTGATCTCTTTTCCGCTTCTTCCGTCGAAGGTGGGCTGCACCTGTGATGGAGGGACGGCTCTAGGGCACTGGTGTAAGGGTCGCTGTCACAGCTACTGTAATGACTGCCCCCACTGCTGCTACCTGAACAGTGCTGGGGCTGGACAGGATCGCTCATCTCATCAAACAGCTCACCACCTCCCTCGTCCagttccccctcctcctcctccatcggCCAAGGTCCCACCACGGTCTTATCCAACTCAGGACTGGCACAATCGACGTCTCGAGAGAACACGAAGACGTGATCGGGCGAGGTGACGTCTATTCCCTGATGGTGCTGCAAAGTGGCCGTGCGCTCCGAATCCAGAAAGTTTGGGTAGGCCGTGAAGTCGACCGTGGTGTCCGCCAAGGAGTTACTACTACCGTCCTGGTCCTCCGGCTTCCTGGGAGAGTCTAAACGGAACGCCGGGAAGTATTCGTCCACGTCCCTGAAGCTTACGCTTTTCCGGCTGCCGCGGCGTGAGGAACAGGACGAGTCCTCGTTACGAGGGACGACGTTAGATAGTCTCTGGATCGCAGAGACGTCTCGGTCCTTGGGTGGCGGCATTGCACTGCAGTCCGAAAGCGGGACTCCCTCCTGAAGAATGGGCAATATCCCCGACGGGGCTCTGTGACCTACCGTGGACAGGCGAGTACTACAAAGCAATGAGGGGACGCCCCAGTCCGAGTCCCTGCCCCATTCCTGGGTGCGACGCAAGTGTAGGTCCGTGATGTCGGACAGCCCCGAGAATCTGGGCCTGTTGCTGGTTCCTGACAGGTTCAGACAGGAGGAGCGGCGTGTGCTACTGAGCGGCCCCTCGTTGGAGTCACTGAATCGGGAGCTCTCAGACACGGAAGTGCTTTCGTCTGCGCTAGAGCTGCAGGGCAGTACTCTGCTGCCATGGCCGCGATAAAAAgctgtgtgaaatgtgaaaacatgtCATTTCAATAACATTACATGCTATATAAATGGTAAACAGTAAATGCCAGCATTTACATAGagccaaagtgctgtacaattaatgctacacacacacacacacacacacacacacacacacacacacacacacacacacacacacacacacacagtcacaaaccgACGGCGAGTGGCTGCCAtggaaggcaccaaccagctcgttgggagcatttgggggttgg
The sequence above is a segment of the Conger conger chromosome 4, fConCon1.1, whole genome shotgun sequence genome. Coding sequences within it:
- the ankle1 gene encoding ankyrin repeat and LEM domain-containing protein 1, coding for MNSKRKNLATQLCKAVSDGEPRAVEALLSEGANPNLILRKGVAAVHLAVGVETEKRIRCLKLLLQHGADPNARSVEDLTPLHVAALWGCYQNLRLLLQNGGDPSLKDQDGNRPVDLANQQENCKCAHLLQEYQSCDATEAEEEDLPQFQYSFYRGHGSRVLPCSSSADESTSVSESSRFSDSNEGPLSSTRRSSCLNLSGTSNRPRFSGLSDITDLHLRRTQEWGRDSDWGVPSLLCSTRLSTVGHRAPSGILPILQEGVPLSDCSAMPPPKDRDVSAIQRLSNVVPRNEDSSCSSRRGSRKSVSFRDVDEYFPAFRLDSPRKPEDQDGSSNSLADTTVDFTAYPNFLDSERTATLQHHQGIDVTSPDHVFVFSRDVDCASPELDKTVVGPWPMEEEEGELDEGGGELFDEMSDPVQPQHCSGSSSGGSHYSSCDSDPYTSALEPSLHHRCSPPSTEEAEKRSETSKRGTSPEAASAFQSSRAAPQRPTLPASPSTSPGTQSLYPILGEELKEHLLNTGHSRNGGHPALTNVPIQRSTDSSVGVLTEPELPAMMDDLQLCAKSPFGNAGGEPQGSLRKAFSDSVPAAQSERGRGEEELPTGEVAHSSRVHGAPVVMEPELLLTPSPFVTGRTRSRMSRCSLRTTGSPHTSLSTSSLFEETLPLPTRWVRRNNTGRTCERGKDGLCRTPTPSENGLWDNSGSSILRPDGDQSSQPSASQADTLIITRSIAETVIISGSLADTVILEERNDGSVASSSGDSQVETSPSCPSTDVITDDRSSLSGEGPNEASNLVTPQVNRLRPKVEESWITDDVESSDSLSSSPNSPQTPKACLRYASPEPRKEPPATPASGCTPRYSISRLSACHTPQTLANLSYTPGGRPLILDVDEPVEYLYTDVEQGHELIECHVPPTTNSSISSDTSGSEDTVLYDWRSVIVGLGKENHLPREEVLPDAKPLTDKELRSRLKELGEDPGPINRRTRPVYMQRLHRLLQEPNGQQSASQNSGYSAEMAASLDSFVLPNCFAEEMALCQQFDQPDQNRKWREGLIKSSFNYLLLDPRVTKNLPYRSHSMTPAECFRTFVRAIFYVGKGKRSRPYSHLYEALEYFRGDKSSKKLCSKVQHILQVWNAGQGVISLHCFQNVIPVEAYTREACMVDAIGLKMLTNQKRGDYYGIVATWPLKRRREMGVHLLFRAMQIFLAEGERQLRPVDIRAGS